Part of the Triticum urartu cultivar G1812 chromosome 2, Tu2.1, whole genome shotgun sequence genome, aaagggaagataatatgttcggccggaagattccttacctattcggcggcgcggttactactcaggcccacgtcctcggtgatttccggacactctacttgaggtccgaagaatgacttatacatatcctcgtgcatcaggccgagaaaattttgaatggcacgcggaccctcgggattgaactcccacaagcgaaggggccgacgtttgcaaggctggacttgacgaaccagcataacttgtattaccgcaaccaaactgagatcttcattgaagagatctcgaatgcggctctgcagtaaaggcacgtccttggctggaccccagctcagtcctctgttgatccatgacatcagtcgtGGTGGAGGACCCGAGCAAAAAtgggggcggccgcccacttggcacttctaggagtcgtgatgtagaaccactcctgttgccacaatgcagacacctctgggatggaacctttgggccacggagctcccgtcatcttgcgtattgaggcacctccacactctgcatgttgcccttcgatcatcttcggctttactttaAAGGTCTTGAtccataagccaaagtggggggtaacccggaggaaggcctcgcatacgacaacaaaagtcatgatatgcaggaaggagtccggagctagatcatggaaatctagcccgtaataaaacatcaagcccctgacgaaaggatccagtgcaaaacctagacctcggaggaagtgggagacgaacacgacgctctcgttgggtttgggagaggggacggcctgcccccggggaggcagccgatgcgacATCTCGGTGGTTAGAtacctggcctccctcaactttttaatgtcttcttccgtgacggaggagggcatccatcggccttaaaggctggatccggacatgactaaaggttcggagcacctgacctgagctttgggcgattgagcttgaggcgggggaaggattcaattgagcacgggagggaaaaggtaaaagctttgtccctttataaagagggtggatatcaagcgccctccccgtgtccgtttggacttgcctatgatctaggagtcctagaaacggttgggttacccacgcccgtgttgatgagaatcccgtaataaggggacacgatctctgctttaacaggacgtgccaaggaaaccacctcgcataaCACGCTAAGGTGGGTAATTAAActactcggataaaggcttggtcgtggtgtgtcgcaccatggaatacgtcagcagattagatttgtgtaaatattattctctctatggcagtatgtggaaacttgttttgcagagccggacactatctttgtgtttaagatcttctatgaagtacttggaggaggaacccgccttgcaatgccgaagacaatttgcgcgtcggactcgtcgtcattgaagcctggttcaggggctactgagggagtcctggattagggggtgttcggatagccgaactataccttccgccggactcctggactatgaagatacaagattgaagactccgtcccatgtccggaagggactttccttggcgtggaaggcaagcttgaagatacggatgttcagatctcctaccattgtaaccgactttatgtaaccctaaccctctccggtgtctatataaaccggagggttttagcccgtaggacaacatacacatcagcaatcataccataggctagcttctagggtttagcctctctgatctcgtggtagatcaactcttgtactacccatatcgtcaatattaatcaagcaggacgtagggttttacctccatcgagagggcccgaacctgggtaaaacttcgtgtcccctgcctcctgttaccatccggtctagacgcacagttcgggatcccctacctaagatccgccggttttgacaccgacactgggCTGCTGGGAGCATGCTGAGCATGATGCCGTGCTCGGTTGAGCCTGACAGCGAGTGTGGCCACGGCGACGAGGACGTCGGCAGCAACGCGTTCGACCATAGCATCGGGGCGAGCTACAGACGCGGATTTGAGCTAGCGGGTGAGGGAAGATCCGCGTGCTCACCGCGGTCCTGCAGATGTGCACGAGtgggctcggggggggggggcttggtggagcaagacggcggcggcgagctcgaCGTTTGAAGGTGGAAGACGGCATCAAGGGCGATGTGGGGTCTCCGACCTCGGACCGGCGATCGAGGATGACGAGGCGAGCGATGGGGAAGCTCGTGGACACCTCCTTAGGGAGCGGGGGTGATTGCAGGCGCGTAGGTGAGGTCGGCCATGGCGGCGCATCGGTTGCGGTGGATCTAGAGGAGTGGAGCACGTGGGGGAAGGAGATGAGCGAGGGAGTGAGGCTCGAGGAGATGGGGGGTGGCACCCTTATTCTCGCGCGGGCGTCGCCGGTGAGGCAGGTCCGACGGGGACGAGCGCCTGTAGCGGTTCGGGTCAGGGGAACATGGGGGAGGAGACGACCGGGGGTGGGGGCCGTTGGGTTGGGCCGGATGGTGGGGTAAGGCCTATGGCAGAGTGGGGGGCGGGGTCTttccttttttctattttttttaaaaaatcttTTCTGATTTTCTTCTTAAAAGAAAgtattttagttttataaaatataaAGCTTGCACCTAAAATAGCATAATAAATTAGGCCACTTCCACATTAAGTTTAGCATTTAAATAAACCAGTTTAGTATTTTTATAATTTAAAAAGCAATTAAATTATTGTTTTAGCCcatgttttatttattttagggcatttaaacactttataaaaatgttggttcaccactATAATTAATTTTGTATTATTTTCCATaggatgaacattttagttttcaagTTTGTGAATTTCTATATTTCACttattatttgaatttgaattcaaagTGAAATGATGAAATGAGATATGGAATCAAAGGTGATTAAGCACTGTTTAGCAAAATAATTAGCTTAATCACAAAGGGTTATTGTAGCTCATTTACCAGGGGTGTTACATAGAGCAACGcaataagcaagatgacatgatataaacAAAGAAATACAGCAAGAAGATAAATCCTTGTCGTTTTACCTTTAGTGGCAAAAATACAAATATACGTCTTGTCCCCATCATATTACTGGAAAAATAGaataccgcaagattgaacccactacttTGCACCAGTCCCTCTAGAGAACTGTTCATCAATCTTGGCGAGAGAAGACAAATAGATCGGAAAGCATACATACTAACTTAACTATATAGCAAAGAAACTTCAAAAGATTCAATGATATTCAACGAacaatctgatcataaatccataaCTCATCGGATCCTAACAAACACACCCCAAAATTACATCGGATTGATCTCGATCAACGAGaatgtattgaagatcaaaaagagagagagagaaagagagagagagagaaccatctagctactactatGGATCCATAGGTCCGAAAGAAACTACTCACATATCATCATGAAGACAacaaggttgatgaagatggcccCTCCAATGGCTTTCCCCTCCGGCAAGCCTCGGAATAGGGCTGTAGATGGTATCTCCTTGAAACAGAGGCTTGCGACGACGATAAAAGTCTCTCGAGGTACGATGGATGGTTTCTCCATTTTATAGAAATTTATGGCGGTGGTAATAGATCAAGGCGGGTTCATGGGTCACACAAGCCCAGGTGGTGCGATCACTCTCCCTGGCCGCACCACAAGCCCATGTTGACGGACCCTCTTGACGTCTCTCGAAGCTTCCAATGTTTCTTATTGCCCAAAAAATCATGTTAAATCAACAATATATTTTGACCTTCGTAGATATCGATTTCCCGCGAAAcaaaaaacaagcagaaaacatAACTGACACTGGATACTAAGTTAATATGTTAGTCTAAAAAATTTATAAAATGATAATAAAAGTACATAGAAATGATAATGGGCAACGACGTGTATTTTCTTACTATTTATATTTTCGACAAAAACGTGTATGTGAATGGGCAACACGACGGTCCATCTATACCCGCATCAAATCCCCTAGATATAAGCGGAGTATAGCAGTGGCCGTGTGTAATAGCTCCTATAACACACACAGACATGAGTTGCTTTATTGGCTAGCCTAATAAATTTCACAAATTTTCTTTAAAGTTCTGATTTAATTAAAATATCTGTTCTTCCCTAAAAAGCTGCAAAAATATATCTTAAAAATGAAAAAATTCAGAAGTTTGATTTTTCGCCTTATTTATAAAATATTAACATATCAAAAATAGtggtttatttatttttaaaaattaacatatttgaaaaaaattcatgTTCATGTTAAAAACAGTTTTCCAGAAAACTCCATATACAACTAGATCcatatttatacacttttatacaAGTGGACAGTGCTACGTATCCGCCGGATGATAAACAGATTAGATCGGCCGCCTCGGACTACCGCCCCAGCCAACTGAGGACCTTTGCAACAACTAGCTTGTTGAGCTCAGGGCTTTGCAACAAGGTCCACTGAGACGACACCGCTGCCCCGCCATGGCATGAGCGCCTCACCCATGGAGCGCTGCTGGCCGCCGGAGTTGTCGCGCCTCCTCCAACCAAGCACCCCGAGTAGCTGCCTCTACTTCAgcatgatgacgacgacgacgagttcTCATGCCAGACACTCCTCTCGCGATTTCTACAAGCGAAGCTATGTTTCTGAAACATGCGTCATGTTACGATGCTTGGCCTCGTACGCTCTAACACCGGGCGCTCCTCCGGTACTTTCTGCAACCGGGGCTATATTTCTGAAACAAGACTCTTGTTGTAGAAGAAAAGATATTCATCATCGAACCATTTTTCTTGTTTCTGAAACAAGACATTTGTTGCAGAAACCTTCTAAAACTAGACCCTGTTGCTGAAAAAAAACTTCGCTATTGATTTTATTTTGTGAAACAAGACCTTCATTGCAAAAACATTCTGAAACAATACGCTAGTTGCAAAAAAAAACTGGCTGCACCGGACTTGTGGCCAACCCGAGCGCTTGATCAAGATCAATCTGACGGCTACGCAGGCGGCGGGCGTTGTGCGTGCATCAGCTGGTTGAAAGATAGCGTTTTCCTTATATCTCACGCACGCCTGCGTAGCCGTTAGATTAAAAAGCGATACAGAAAACTCCTGAAAAATGTCGctacatgggccggcccaataCACTTCACAATTTTTCTTAAATGTTTTGATTTAATAGAAATATTTGGTCTTCActataaagtactccctccgttccaaaatagatgacccaactttatactaacttaaatagatgacccaactttatactaactttgtatgaagttagtacaaagttgagtcatctattttgaaaaGGAGGGAGTAACAAATATATATCCTAAAAAGAGAAATACTCATAGGTACCGTAAATATGTTCATGTGTACGAAAAAGACGTTCATTTATTTCAGAAAGTGTTCACACATTTGATTTTGTTTGCGGGGGCCATTTGATTTTTTATTGTTCTctaaaaattgattttttttctccaaAAAAGTTCATATACAATCATTACCTCCGTCCCACTATATAAGACCCTTTTGCAAGCTACGTCTTATATcgtgggacggagggagtagattcATTTCATACAGTTTTGCAAAATGTTGACTGTATACCCCCAAGAAAGTGAAATCATAAAGTAAATAAAAACCAAAATGAAGGAAcgagaaaaaaaaaagaaaaccagATAAAATGTCATAGAAAAAcctacatgggccggcccatgtaggAGTACTAAGCTTTATAGCAACTAATTAGGGtctctttgattcgcaggattgTCAAAATGAAAGAATAGGAAAAATGCAGAATAGAATGGCATGTCCTATAGTATCCTATAGGATTTGAAAGAATGTTTGATAGCGCAGGAAAAACAAAGGAATTCTAAAAAAGGTTTAAGTGGATGGAAATTATCTTCTAAAATGTAGTACAAATGGATCCTATGAAAAAATTTCTAAGAATgtcaatcctacgaatcaaacgaaCATCACAGGAAAAATTCTTAAGAGTTTAAATCCTCCAAAAATTCAATAcaattcctttgaatcaaaggagccctaaTCCTTGCGGGCTAGGAGGATATAGAGATTCCTATTTGTCGGCCCAACCGACGGGAGCCGGCAGCGTCGTCTCCCCGTTCGCGCCAGAAAAGGAAGAAAACGCAATCGATTCCGGACTTCAATTCGTTGGCGCGCGCCAGCTTGCCCGCCCGCCATTGCTTCACCCGTTTCCTTTCCCTCCACGCTCTCACTCCAATTCCATTCGttttccctccctccctcctccaaATTCACCAACAAAAACCGCCGAGACGCCCacagagggagagagagatagaAAGACGATCGAAACCGGAGAGATCGAGATCTAGGATTCTAGGGTACCGGCCGTTGCTAGCCATGGCGCCGCCGAAGCCGAGCTCTCCTCCCAACCCCAACCCCAACGCCAGCCCCAACTCCTCCTCCGACGCCGACAAGGCCAGGGGCAAGACGAAGGTGACGCCCCTGCAGGTCGCCTTCCTCGTCGAGCGCTACCTCGCCGACAATGGCTTCTCGGCCTCCCTCGCCGCCTTCCGCTCCGACGCCTCCCACCTCTTCGCCAAGACCAGCAACAACATAGTCCCTCCCAAGGGCCTCCTCCCTCTCGCCGACATCCTCCACGACTACATCTCCCTCAAGGAGTCACGCCTCGCCGTCGACTCCGCCATGCAGGCCATGCAGACCCTCGTCTCCACCTACTACCATTCCGGCTCATCCGCTCATCTCGCGGCGCCGCCCTCCTCGCCGCCGCTCGTCCCgcccttcttcgtcggccccaccACCTCTTCTCCCCCGCACCCACCCATGGTGGCCATTCCCCCGCCTCCTACAGGTACCTTCACTCTTTCACTCCGTGCACCCCACTTGTTCGACGTTATGCGTGCTAGTCTATGCGATTGTTATTTTTCTACTAGATTCCAACCCCTTGTTTGCTTGCATCTGATTTATCTTTTAGGGGAGAATTTTGAACTGCCCTTTGACTTGCAAACCTATGGTTTGGAAAGTGTGTACTGTCATAAGTTGTAATTCTTGCCTAAATTTTTGTTTAGTTTCTGAACTGCACTGTTAGATATATTTTGGGTCACAAGCACAGCAGGTACATGGATAGTAGATGGCTTGTCAATTGGTTACAGTTTTTAGAATTGGACTGTGTGCATTAGTAATTTTTTTCCTGAATATGTGTGTAGCGTATCATTTACACTAATAGAAAGTTGAGAAAATACAGATGCCAATAATCTCCTCCCAAATATGACTAGGCAAACACATTGTATTTCCATTTGAAAAACTGGCAAATGCAGTATTTCTCCTCCAACTGCCTTCCACATGCAGCCTAGTCATGTCCTATTACGCATAGCTTTTGCCATCCATACATTGTGCATTAGATTTCAGTTTATCACCTGGTGGCTGGTCCTATTATTCATCTTGTAATTAACAAGGTCCCTTTTCTGTTATTGTTGCAGGCTCCTCTGGATATGCTACGCCTATGATACACTACACACAGTCATCCTCCTCGCTTGTTGTTCAGAATTCTTCAAATGCCAACAACATGTCCACCCCAGCAGCCAGTTCTTTGCCtacaaaaaaaagaaaggcaGCCAAGCCTGCTGCAAAAACTACTTCAGCCTCCAAGAGAATATGTGCTGGACCGTCCACAAGCTTGAACCCAAAAGGTACATCTAAAAAAATACTAGCATAACTTGACAGTCATTTCCTGCAGCATCACCAGTTATTGACTTACTGTCCTAATGCCAGGTACAAGTGCAGCCTCTCAACTGCAAACTGCACAGCCAAGTTCAGCTGAACATTCAGTGGTTGCAAAACTGCCGGCCCAAGCCTCATCCGTTGCAAAAAGCTTATTCACCCCACTCCAGTCTCAAGTCAGTTCTCCTTGTACAGCTCAACTAAGCTATCCCATGGGAAATGAACTTGCTTCTTGTCAATCACAAAGGCCATCATCTGTGGTTTCAAATGCTCATGCCCAACAGGAGATTGCTTCCTCTCAATACTCTATAGTTTCTTCCAAGAGACTAATAGTCAGTCCTATGAAAGGGGGCACCTATTATTCTGTCGAGAGGAGTTGCCATGTCAGCTCCCCCTTAAAATCAAGCACCCAGAGATCTTCAAAAAGGGAACATGTGAAAGGGAGGTTAGATTTTGACAGTTCAGATGCAAGGCCAGTTCCAGCTGAACATGTTTCTGACAAGCCCTCTAGCTCTACCTATAATGGAGAGAAGCAAGATGACTTTGACATTGATTTCACAAACTTTGATCTCTTTGAAGGCGACTTCTCATTTTCGGAACTATTGCTTGACTTTGATCTTGACAATGAAGGCCTTCAATGTGAGAATCCTTCCACAAATGCTGAAGTTCAAAGGTATGCTACTGTGTTCTTATTGGATGCCTTTGGTTTTTTGTCCTTGGTGATTCTATAAATGCTAAGATGGTTCTGTTGTGTAAATTGAATGATTACAGACTACAGCCCACTGTGAAGAGTAACAACATGACTGCCGATCCAGCTTTTCCAGATCCAATGAAGCCAATGTCAGCAGATCCCACTGAAGACATCAATTCACAAGGTTAGAGAAAGCTCTAATAAGATGCTGCACTGTCTTGATTTTGTTCATCCTATCATCACTTTTTTGTAACAAATCTTCCATGCATACCTGTTTGTGCAGGAGCTACATCTGTTACTTCTGTCAGAGCTATTACTAAGAGGATAAAGATTGTTAGCCCTGGTATGCCTATAACCTCTACCTATCATGCTTCTCATGTACAACAGGTTCTAAAGTTATCTAATATGCTAGCTGTATTTGTTTGCAGTTAAGGGCCGCTCAGCTTCTTAGCTTGGTGAATAGAACTGAACATCACAAAGAGCAGATGTCCTCTGGATACGACCACTAACTGAGATGATCTAGATGGCTACCTAATTTGTTGCTACATGCTGTTTCGACCAACTGCGCCGCACTGAGGAGTTCTTTCAGCATTACACATGGCTTTCTGATGGCAAGCTTGTGCTGTTTTGTTCCTTTTTGCATTTAGTATTTAACTGCCTTCATGTATAGCTGATATTGAATTGTAAGTGTTTCTCTTGACATTAATGTTATCGGGTCAGAAGTTTGCTATATTAAACCTATGATGGTATTTTCCATGGTTTGCATCAAGCTTTTGGTGCTCCTAAAATGTTCTTTGCTTGAGTGAATTAGAGCATAAAGTGCACTACTGATGCATCAGTCCTTACTAATGCAGATGTGATGTTCTTGAGCCAATATAGAAGTGTGCAGAATCGTAGGTATTTGTGCTGGCTGGTCCTATAAAAAAAGTTGCTAAATATACGGGTTATTACTACTTTGGAAGACTAATACATACACACTTGTTGTGATGTCATTACACAGATTTGATAAATTTGTTTGCCTACTTTGTTCCTGCCCATCTCTTGCATCATGTAAATTTCTATGGTTTCCGCACTTTCTCCTTATGTGGATGGTTCCCTCTGATGTTCCTGTTGGGGTTCAAATTACTGGCTTCATAGATACTTGTGGCTTCCAGCTGAGAGTAAGAGAGGGAGATACAGTTCTAAGATGAGAATTTTCAACCAACAAGCTTAAAAGTAGAAAACAGGCGTCCAGATGAAAAGCATATTGGGTGGGGAGAGACACGTATGGATTTGTTATATCAGAATATCATACATGATTGATATTTTGATAATATGAAGATCCTACATAACGTTGTCTGTTAAAGTGAATAGAGAAGATAAACATTGCAAAAATACCAGTGGTACCATCTCCGAGCCAGCTCCAGAATGTCTTGAGAGCAAACAGCAGAATATGCCTTTGAGAAAATGGCTTGAGCAGACATCCTAAAGGATCGCATGATCCTTTCTTATCGCTGAGGAAGAACAGATCAATGCAATCCCTTTGGATTCATTCTTGAGCCACTTATGTAGAAAGGAGTGGAGTCTGGAACCTTTGTCATCAGAGAATTGAGATGGAAGGTAGTTATAGATTCTCTCCCTCCGGTGGGCACTTGGGCATGTGTTTATCATGTCCAACTGCTGGTGATAGTGCTTACTGTGAAAATATGAAGCCCAACgttttttttgaaatatttgaGTGCCAAAATATAAGGAAATATGTAACTACATAATGGCTTTCTGTTTTCACTCTTGTTTTGGCTACTTC contains:
- the LOC125537594 gene encoding SH3 domain-containing protein C23A1.17, which produces MAPPKPSSPPNPNPNASPNSSSDADKARGKTKVTPLQVAFLVERYLADNGFSASLAAFRSDASHLFAKTSNNIVPPKGLLPLADILHDYISLKESRLAVDSAMQAMQTLVSTYYHSGSSAHLAAPPSSPPLVPPFFVGPTTSSPPHPPMVAIPPPPTGSSGYATPMIHYTQSSSSLVVQNSSNANNMSTPAASSLPTKKRKAAKPAAKTTSASKRICAGPSTSLNPKGTSAASQLQTAQPSSAEHSVVAKLPAQASSVAKSLFTPLQSQVSSPCTAQLSYPMGNELASCQSQRPSSVVSNAHAQQEIASSQYSIVSSKRLIVSPMKGGTYYSVERSCHVSSPLKSSTQRSSKREHVKGRLDFDSSDARPVPAEHVSDKPSSSTYNGEKQDDFDIDFTNFDLFEGDFSFSELLLDFDLDNEGLQCENPSTNAEVQRLQPTVKSNNMTADPAFPDPMKPMSADPTEDINSQGATSVTSVRAITKRIKIVSPVKGRSAS